A single region of the Leisingera thetidis genome encodes:
- a CDS encoding aldehyde dehydrogenase family protein gives MAPQKLFLEGSWQEGSGQTLEVASPVDGSVLTTLAGASATDVENAVASARRAYEDRRWAGQSPAARKQVLHRIADRIQAEALELAVLGVRDNGTEFSMALKAEPGSAAGTFRYYAEALDKVAGEVAPTAPDVLGLVHRMPVGVVGAIVPWNFPLMIGAWKLAPALAMGNSVVLKPAETASLTLLRLAEICSECGLPDGVLNVVTGSGAETGAALAASSGVDVLAFTGSGATGRKLLEASARSNLKRCYLELGGKSPNIVFADAPDLARAAKVSAAGIFRNSGQVCVAGSRLLVEASIQDEFIEMLKAETEALQVGDPLDLNTQIGAVNSEAQLRQNLSFMDMARAEGGQVITGGRRILEDTGGTYMAPAIVTQVARDHALFQREVFGPVLAVTKFETEEEALSLANATAFGLAAGVWTANLSRAHRMVAGIRAGVVHVNTYGGPDNTVPLGGVGQSGNGHDKSLHALDKYTDLKTAWIQL, from the coding sequence GTGGCGCCGCAGAAACTCTTTCTTGAAGGATCATGGCAGGAAGGTTCGGGCCAGACACTCGAAGTTGCTTCGCCGGTTGACGGATCTGTTCTGACGACGCTGGCGGGCGCGTCTGCCACAGATGTCGAGAACGCTGTCGCTTCGGCGCGGCGGGCATATGAGGACCGCCGCTGGGCGGGACAGAGCCCCGCCGCACGGAAACAGGTGCTGCACAGGATCGCCGACCGCATCCAGGCCGAGGCGCTGGAGCTGGCGGTGCTGGGCGTCCGCGACAATGGCACCGAGTTCAGCATGGCGCTGAAGGCAGAGCCGGGATCGGCGGCGGGCACCTTCCGCTATTACGCCGAGGCGCTGGACAAGGTGGCGGGCGAGGTCGCGCCGACCGCGCCGGATGTGCTGGGGCTGGTGCACCGGATGCCGGTCGGGGTGGTCGGAGCCATCGTGCCCTGGAACTTCCCGCTGATGATCGGCGCGTGGAAGCTGGCGCCGGCTCTGGCGATGGGCAATTCAGTGGTGCTGAAACCGGCCGAGACCGCCTCCCTGACGCTGTTGCGGCTGGCAGAGATCTGCTCCGAATGCGGCCTGCCGGATGGCGTGCTGAACGTGGTGACAGGCTCCGGCGCGGAAACCGGCGCGGCGCTGGCGGCCTCAAGCGGTGTGGATGTGCTGGCCTTCACCGGCTCCGGCGCGACGGGGCGCAAGCTGCTGGAGGCTTCGGCGCGCTCGAACCTCAAGCGCTGCTATCTGGAGCTGGGCGGCAAATCCCCCAATATCGTCTTTGCCGACGCGCCGGACCTGGCCAGGGCGGCCAAGGTTTCCGCGGCAGGCATCTTCCGCAACTCGGGCCAGGTGTGCGTGGCGGGCTCGCGCCTGCTGGTCGAGGCGTCCATCCAAGATGAATTCATCGAAATGCTGAAAGCCGAGACAGAGGCGCTGCAGGTCGGCGATCCGCTGGATCTGAACACGCAGATCGGGGCGGTGAACTCCGAAGCGCAGCTGCGCCAGAACCTGTCCTTCATGGATATGGCGCGGGCCGAGGGCGGGCAGGTCATCACCGGCGGCCGGCGCATCCTGGAGGACACCGGCGGCACCTATATGGCGCCTGCGATCGTCACCCAGGTGGCCCGCGATCATGCGCTGTTCCAGCGCGAGGTGTTCGGACCGGTGCTGGCAGTTACGAAGTTCGAAACCGAAGAGGAAGCGCTGAGCCTGGCCAATGCCACCGCCTTTGGCCTCGCGGCGGGGGTCTGGACCGCAAACCTCAGCCGCGCGCACCGGATGGTGGCGGGGATCCGGGCGGGCGTGGTGCATGTGAACACCTATGGCGGGCCGGACAACACCGTGCCGCTGGGCGGCGTCGGGCAGTCCGGCAACGGGCATGACAAGTCGCTGCACGCGCTGGATAAATATACCGACCTCAAGACCGCCTGGATCCAGCTGTGA
- a CDS encoding tripartite tricarboxylate transporter permease: protein MDLILSAIDILMRWDVALALLAGSVGGVLIGAIPGVGPAVAIAILLPATFSMDPIVGLTVLLGIYGSSMYGGAIPAILINTPGTAVNALTTYDGYPMTARGEPRRALSLAYSASFFGGIFSVVCLILFAPVLAKIAPMFGSREIFMAALLGLILVVVAHRGQALVAGALACFGIFLQTIGLEPVKYTQRYTFGQDFLGGGINLIVVVLGLFAISQAFVLLTDEDEKIRMARLRGGMFQGLRELARHPRVAGVSATFGVLMGMVPGVGEFTAQFMSYTYAQKTSKRPQDFGNGSSEGLIAAETANNAVPAAAMVPLLALGIPGEALTAMMLSVFYVHNVVPGPGLFQNDMDFVVALYLALLILNVLVLLFLLFATRPLIQVVRIPNRFLGVCILTLSFVGVYSLRNSATDCVMAAGFGILGYVLKRLSLPAVPIILGMVLGGIMEVKLRAAMARVKEPFDFIDRPVAFILFLLIIIVLAVHILRVLKDHKELKEAEWQTKTSSTGFGGLMWRRRNSFLKDHGRKVRARHSKLLRRLTDLF from the coding sequence ATGGACCTTATTCTTTCTGCCATAGACATCCTGATGCGCTGGGACGTGGCGCTGGCGCTGCTGGCGGGCTCGGTCGGCGGCGTGCTGATCGGCGCCATTCCCGGCGTCGGCCCGGCAGTGGCCATTGCGATCCTGCTGCCCGCGACGTTCTCGATGGACCCGATTGTCGGGCTGACCGTTCTGCTGGGGATCTACGGCTCGTCCATGTACGGCGGCGCCATTCCGGCAATCCTGATCAACACGCCGGGCACCGCGGTCAATGCGCTGACCACCTATGACGGCTACCCGATGACCGCGCGGGGCGAGCCGCGCCGCGCCCTGAGCCTCGCCTATTCCGCCAGCTTCTTCGGCGGCATCTTTTCGGTCGTCTGCCTGATCCTGTTTGCCCCGGTCCTGGCCAAAATCGCGCCGATGTTCGGCTCGCGCGAGATCTTCATGGCGGCGCTTCTGGGCCTGATCCTGGTGGTGGTTGCCCACCGCGGCCAGGCGCTGGTGGCCGGGGCGCTGGCCTGTTTCGGGATCTTCCTGCAGACCATTGGCCTCGAGCCGGTGAAATACACCCAGCGCTACACTTTCGGGCAGGACTTCCTGGGCGGCGGCATCAACCTGATCGTGGTCGTGCTGGGGCTTTTCGCGATTTCCCAGGCCTTTGTGCTGCTGACGGACGAGGATGAGAAAATCCGCATGGCCCGCCTGCGCGGCGGCATGTTCCAGGGGCTGCGCGAGCTGGCGCGCCATCCAAGGGTGGCGGGTGTTTCCGCCACCTTCGGCGTGCTGATGGGCATGGTGCCCGGCGTCGGCGAATTCACCGCCCAGTTCATGTCCTACACCTATGCGCAGAAGACCTCGAAACGGCCGCAGGACTTTGGCAACGGTTCCTCCGAAGGGCTGATCGCGGCGGAGACCGCCAACAACGCCGTGCCTGCCGCCGCCATGGTGCCGCTGCTGGCCCTGGGCATCCCGGGCGAGGCGCTGACGGCGATGATGCTGTCGGTGTTCTACGTGCACAACGTGGTGCCGGGGCCGGGACTGTTTCAGAACGACATGGATTTTGTCGTGGCCCTGTACCTGGCGCTGCTGATCCTGAACGTGCTGGTGCTGCTGTTTCTGCTGTTTGCCACCAGGCCGCTGATCCAGGTGGTGCGCATCCCCAACCGGTTCCTTGGCGTCTGCATCCTGACGCTCAGCTTTGTCGGGGTTTACTCCTTGCGCAACTCCGCCACCGACTGTGTGATGGCGGCGGGGTTTGGCATCCTCGGATATGTCCTCAAGCGGCTGTCGCTGCCCGCGGTGCCGATCATCCTGGGCATGGTGCTGGGCGGCATCATGGAGGTGAAGCTGCGCGCGGCCATGGCGCGGGTGAAGGAACCCTTTGATTTCATTGACCGCCCGGTGGCGTTCATCCTGTTTCTACTCATCATCATCGTTCTGGCGGTCCACATCCTGCGGGTGCTGAAGGACCACAAGGAACTGAAGGAGGCCGAATGGCAGACCAAAACCTCATCGACAGGCTTCGGCGGCTTGATGTGGCGCCGCAGAAACTCTTTCTTGAAGGATCATGGCAGGAAGGTTCGGGCCAGACACTCGAAGTTGCTTCGCCGGTTGACGGATCTGTTCTGA
- a CDS encoding tripartite tricarboxylate transporter TctB family protein: MPSERERRFAGPRRGQLVFALFLVGAALLLLALITEQTTWVGKTKLFAQPRFWPAVAIGGMVLLGGLHLYKLPWRRVSRYDLREVKRWGRVLEYAGWFMGYVLLVPIIGYLPVTLVFVPLLCWRMGYRSRLMLWTSAAFAVAVVVLFKAFLSVKIPGAMLYEYLPGSLRSFFILYL, from the coding sequence ATGCCTTCGGAACGTGAACGCCGCTTTGCAGGGCCGCGGCGCGGACAGCTGGTCTTTGCCCTCTTTCTGGTGGGCGCCGCACTGCTGCTGCTGGCTCTGATCACAGAGCAGACAACCTGGGTCGGCAAGACCAAGCTGTTTGCCCAGCCCCGGTTCTGGCCCGCTGTCGCCATCGGCGGCATGGTGCTGCTGGGCGGGCTGCACCTGTACAAACTGCCCTGGCGGCGGGTCAGCCGCTATGACCTGCGGGAGGTCAAGCGCTGGGGGCGGGTGCTGGAATATGCCGGGTGGTTCATGGGCTATGTCCTGTTGGTGCCCATCATCGGCTACCTGCCCGTGACGCTGGTCTTTGTGCCGCTGCTGTGCTGGCGGATGGGCTACCGCAGCCGCTTGATGCTGTGGACAAGCGCTGCCTTTGCGGTGGCCGTGGTGGTGCTGTTCAAGGCCTTCCTGTCGGTCAAGATCCCGGGAGCGATGCTTTATGAGTATCTGCCGGGCAGCTTGCGCAGTTTCTTCATTCTCTATCTCTGA